The following proteins come from a genomic window of Theileria equi strain WA chromosome 2 map unlocalized gcontig_1105316255037, whole genome shotgun sequence:
- a CDS encoding hypothetical protein (encoded by transcript BEWA_041800A): protein MQFIAFQGKPEGDVEALCRDIVHNGWDIAAIFQQIIERVVSDPNLGDIDKSKIALELANRDYALLQGMAIHFLFILTNLQQFL from the exons ATGCAGTTTATAGCGTTTCAGGG CAAGCCAGAGGGAGAT GTTGAGGCACTCTGCAGGGACATTGTACACAACGGATGGGACATTGCCGCCATTTTCCAACAG ATAATCGAACGCGTGGTATCGGACCCAAATTTGGGTGACATTGACAAGTCCAAGATCGCTCTAGAGCTCGCAAATAGGGACTATGCTCTTCTTCAAGGTATGGCAATCCATTTCTTATTCATTTTGACAAACTTGCAACAATTCCTATGA
- a CDS encoding hypothetical protein (encoded by transcript BEWA_041810A) has product MTAGDWLRLNVHCNGDSGTCRCDKIGSISARKEVSPSNARGFVAYTHELKDGTPFTLKKDIGGDKLGDNGEDIEGVTKVSVYYWDADKDRKKPLVIKVIRKDHQSQPEYYYKQDNGENEAQNKDATTWVHHGYVEGTSLQTRLDDRNAAINNVLPFDIEYPAKYLNFSSHRTKGKGIESSGQAPQLNGTEYVTTSYKINGIDGNTGISRIEYKKEKIKDIIIPPGGQINGIRLYSNTGISPVPIMFEFMKSGQEESTWYYSKSPDGTEWQEVYDRGNTFYINGQPTEELAKKLDGLSCENYKAVTIDLSYGNSIGKGQACSGSKEQKITVTTGEIAREGIGKAGYTKYSIRDDSKLADIKFYLATDTSKENRKRVKSNALHFPMNGPVEIYTFYSDKHNPILIYLDDSKSNKKSSTGWYRMQSKGGYTKAWKKTSARLKGINKTEIDGRNLGCKQWNKFTGVLRDRGTSGLQECTQETAKLGRSESAEETEGVVSTGDQEDEEDEEEGSEYENSSDGEGPPEVPPQRATRGEKDGKPEGQVTQSTASEKSTEGAKGVSSDSSSSSGITVTQIKALDNSVGLLTTTSQGKYAVLGATQEGTAYIGDSSDSSDSSGSKTEGTHTNDGPDVTPAEDGAQTASYLDKVGTGRDPDVNNQDTNRVSGNSNWSFDSAVAGLGGLVAGVVDALLKTSLQNSQEHKLSKTSDHYDSSDTQRRVGRTFPQAADLQRGSGSVARTSQSSIGGEKGPSEPAELTADKKGEGTPITVKDSGNDDASDTTGSGVTPVPPGPTSTTTPLTQPPETTPPAPSEEPQAEAAGSPSPVPSTPPGTASSFTGVVETAATGSVLWTAFGSTSGTLAGSAATFFGGWKLYNRYKGDPWVRQI; this is encoded by the coding sequence atgactgCTGGAGACTGGCTCCGGTTAAATGTGCACTGTAATGGAGATAGTGGAACATGTAGATGCGATAAGATTGGCAGTATTTCTGCCAGAAAAGAGGTCAGTCCTAGTAATGCAAGGGGTTTTGTTGCATATACTCATGAACTAAAGGATGGAACACCATTTACCCTTAAGAAAGATATAGGTGGTGATAAGTTAGGtgataatggagaagaCATAGAAGGTGTTACCAAGGTATCggtatattactgggatgCAGACAAAGATCGCAAGAAGCCACTTGTTATTAAGGTCATCAGGAAGGATCATCAAAGTCAGCCAGAGTACTACTATAAACAAGATAATGGTGAGAATGAAGCACAGAACAAAGATGCGACTACTTGGGTACATCACGGATATGTGGAAGGAACATCACTACAGACAAGACTTGATGACCGCAATGCTGCTATAAACAATGTCTTACCATTTGATATCGAATATCCTGCTAAATATCTCAATTTTAGTTCTCATCGCACGAAAGGTAAAGGTATAGAGTCTTCTGGGCAAGCTCCTCAGCTTAATGGAACAGAATATGTTACTACGTCCTATAAAATCAATGGTATAGATGGTAATACAGGAATTTCCAGAATAGAGtataaaaaggaaaagattaAGGATATTATTATTCCTCCTGGTGGTCAAATAAATGGAATAAGACTCTATTCCAACACGGGGATTTCTCCTGTACCTATCATGTTTGAATTTATGAAGAGTGGTCAAGAGGAATCTACTTGGTACTATAGTAAGAGTCCTGATGGTACTGAGTGGCAAGAAGTTTATGACCGTGGGAATACATTTTATATCAATGGTCAGCCTACTGAAGAACTTGCCAAGAAGTTGGATGGACTTTCTTGCGAAAACTATAAAGCAGTTACTATTGATCTTTCGTATGGTAACTCTATTGGAAAAGGTCAGGCTTGTTCCGGCAGTAAGGAGCAGAAAATTACTGTTACCACTGGGGAGATTGCAAGGGAAGGTATTGGAAAGGCGGGATATACCAAATACTCAATCAGGGACGATTCTAAGCTGGCAGATATTAAGTTCTATCTTGCTACTGATACATCTAAAGAAAATAGGAAGCGTGTTAAGTCTAATGCATTACACTTTCCCATGAATGGTCCGGTAGAAATTTACACGTTTTATTCTGACAAGCATAACCCAATCCTGATTTATCTTGATGATTCTAAAAGTAACAAAAAATCCTCTACAGGGTGGTACAGAATGCAAAGTAAGGGTGGTTATACAAAAGCGTGGAAAAAGACTTCCGCTAGACTTAAAGGTATTAATAAGACAGAAATAGACGGTCGCAATCTTGGGTGCAAACAATGGAACAAATTTACAGGAGTGCTAAGAGACCGTGGTACTAGTGGATTGCAAGAATGTACTCAAGAGACTGCTAAACTAGGACGTTCTGAAAGCGCTGAAGAAACCGAAGGAGTAGTATCTACTGGAGACcaagaagatgaggaagacGAAGAGGAAGGTAGTGAATATGAAAACTCTAGTGACGGTGAAGGACCTCCTGAAGTTCCTCCTCAACGAGCTACTCGCGGTGAAAAAGATGGTAAACCTGAAGGTCAAGTTACTCAATCTACTGCCTCTGAAAAATCTACTGAAGGAGCTAAAGGAGTCTCTAGTGATAGTTCATCTAGTAGTGGAATTACTGTTACTCAAATTAAAGCTCTTGATAATTCTGTTGGACTATTAACTACTACTTCTCAAGGGAAGTATGCAGTACTAGGTGCTACTCAAGAAGGTACGGCTTATATTGGTGATAGTTCTGATTCTAGTGACTCTAGTGGTAGTAAAACTGAAGGTACTCATACTAATGATGGACCTGATGTTACTCCTGCTGAAGATGGAGCTCAAACTGCTAGTTATcttgataaagttggaaCTGGGAGAGACCCTGATGTAAATAATCAGGATACTAATAGGGTAAGTGGAAATAGTAATTGGTCATTTGATTCAGCTGTGGCTGGTCTTGGAGGACTAGTTGCTGGAGTGGTTGATGCTCTACTTAAAACCTCTCTTCAAAATTCTCAAGAGCACAAACTTTCTAAAACTTCTGATCATTATGACTCTTCTGACACTCAACGACGTGTTGGTAGAACATTTCCTCAAGCTGCTGATCTTCAACGTGGATCAGGCTCTGTTGCTAGAACTAGTCAGTCCAGTATAGGCGGTGAAAAAGGTCCTTCTGAACCTGCTGAACTTACTGCTGATAAAAAGGGTGAAGGTACTCCTATTACTGTTAAAGATAGCGGCAATGACGATGCCAGTGATACTACTGGATCCGGAGTTACTCCTGTTCCTCCTGGACctacttctactactactcctcTTACTCAACCTCCTGAAACTACTCCTCCAGCTCCTTCTGAAGAACCTCAAGCTGAAGCTGCTGGTAGTCCATCTCCTGTTCCTTCTACTCCTCCTGGTACTGCTTCTTCTTTTACTGGCGTTGTTGAAACTGCTGCTACCGGTtctgtactatggacagcGTTTGGATCTACCTCCggtactcttgccggaAGTGCcgcaacattttttggaggatggaaactttataatcgctataagggagacccttgggttagacagatttag
- a CDS encoding replication factor C subunit 2, putative (encoded by transcript BEWA_041820A) — protein MSTGKDIPWVEKYRPKKLSDVVFQTQAVSIMEQIIETFNMPHMIFHGPPGTGKTSAALAMARQIYGAEGMRERVLELNASDERGIDVVRDRIKTYTRINISNNKINPETKRVMPNYKMIILDEADMITSDAQAALRRVIENYSNISRFILICNYLHKIIGPIYSRCSAFHFKPIEQNSQVDRLEYICKQEGIAYTTSALQFLTKISQGDMRKSITILQVCLMSTSLVD, from the exons ATGAGCACTGGAAAGGACATTCCGTGGGTCGAAAAGTATCGCCCAAAAAAGCTCTCTGATGTCGTTTTCCAGACCCAGGCAGTTTCAATCATGGAGCAAATCATAGAGACCTTTAAC ATGCCTCATATGATATTCCATGGACCACCCGGTACCGGAAAGACCTCTGCAGCTCTCGCCATGGCGAGACAGATTTACGG AGCGGAAGGAATGAGGGAGCGTGTCTTGGAGTTGAATGCTTCGGATGAGAGAG GAATTGACGTTGTTAGAGACCGCATAAAGACTTATACTAGGATTAACATTTCAAACAACAAGATTAACCCAGAGACAAAGAGAGTCATGCCAAATTATAAAATGATCATTCTGGATGAAGCAGACATGATTACATCGGATGCCCAGGCTGCTTTACGTCGTGTTATAGAGAATTATTCAAATATCTCGCGTTTCATCCTAATTTGCAATTATCTTCACAAGATCATCGGACCCATATATTCGAGATGTTCTGCGTTTCACTTTAAGCCAATTGAGCAAAATTCACAAGTCGATAGACttgaatatatttgtaAGCAGGAGGGGATTGCATACACTACCAGTGCTCTGCAATTCCTTACCAAAATTTCACAAGGGGATATGAGAAAGAGCATTACAATTCTTCAGGTATGTTTAATGAGTACATCTTTGGTGGATTGA